TCGCCCGCGTCGAAGCTCGTCTTCGTCGTCGAGCCGTCTGGCTGGGTCACCGTGACGGACTGCGGATCGTTGTTCGCGTCGTAGCTGGTTGTCGTGGTCGTGCCGGACGGATCCGTGGCGGTCGAGACCCGCCCGGTTTCCTGGCCGTTCGCGTCGTAAGTCGTCGTCGTGGAGGTCACGACGCCATCGGGATCGGTGCCGGTGGTCGTGAGGCTCTCGGAGATCGGCTTGCCGGTGGGATCCACAGTTATCGTGATCGTGCTGCCCGGAAGCGCGCCTTCCACAGTGGTCGTGGTGCTAACGACGCCGCCGTTCGCGGCGGTCGTGACAACCGACCCGAGCGTAGTATTGCCTGGTGTCGAATAGGTGGTCGTAGTAGTCGATCCGTCTGGCTGCCGGACCGAGACCGACTCGAGTTGCCCGCCGTTCGTCGAGACGCTGGTCGTGGTCTGCCCGTTGGCCGTCGCCGTCGTGACATAGCTGCCGTCGGACGACTGCGTCGTCGTCGTCACGCCGAGCACCGTGCCGTCCGGCGCTGTGGAGACGATCGAGGTCTGCTTCGGATCGGCCGGATTATTGAAGGTCGTCTGTACCGTCGCCCCGTTGGCTGCGATCACCTTATGTGAGATGTGGTTGCCGTCGCCGTCATATACATCGATTGTGGTCGCTCCCGAAGTCCCAGAAGGCGTCGACTCGACGTTTGTGCCGACGACGCCCCATCCGCCACCGCTACTGCCGACCGGGCCGTAGGTCGTTGTCGTAGTGGTATTGACGCCGTTTGCCTGCGAGGTCGCGACGATCGTCAGTGGCTCGCCCTCTCCATCGCTCGCCGTGGTCGTATAGCTGCCCGGAGAGCTCCCGGCCACGGTTTGTACAGTCTTCGTGACATCGCCGCCAGGATCTATCGTCGTGACGGTGGTCAGCTTGGGATCGCTCGGGCTGTTGAACGTTGTGGTGACCGTCGTGCCGTCGGACGCCACCGTGGTAGTAGATTTGGGCGAGCCCGTGCTACCGACGGCGTTGCTGCCGAGGAAAGTGCCATCGGGACCATAGGTAAACGTGTCGGTCTCGCTTGGATGCCCTTCCGGGTCGAAGAGGATCTCGCTCGTCATGCGCCCGCTCGTGTCGAAGAACGACTTGGAAACCGGCACGAAGTCGTTCGTGAACACCTCGACGACGATCTGGCCCGATGGCTCCACCAGGGTTGCCGTCATCTGGCCGCTGGGGTCTGACGTGATCTGGGCCGTGGCGTTCCAAACGTTGAGGACAGGGCCATCTTGCGCAACACTGAGAGTGCCTGGCACCGCTGCGCCGAAAAAGGTCGTGATGAGTTTGGTCAGGCGCTCTTGGCCAACCGCGTTTTGCCATACTTCCAATTGCGCGTTCGGATCGCCCCCCGCCAAAGCCAAGTTCGGGTAAATCGAGGACGCGATAGCGGTAGCTGTAGTATTCGAGAAGGTCGCCACGACTGGAGTAGCCGATATCGGTGCCCCCCCTACAATCGCGCCAATAGGATCAAAGATTATTTGGGGCGGTTGTGCGGTGCTTCCTTGGATCGTGGATGGCCCATCCGCATTGATGTTAACTGATGCCCCGGGTGGATAGTATTCAACGTGCCCTTTGGAATCAATCAGAGAAATCGAATCGTTCGGATGATACGTAACGGTTCGATTGCCGGTCAGTGCGAACACCAAATCGCCATTGGCGATCTTCGTCTCCGAAACAATCGTTCCCGATTCGAAATATCCTAGAAAATTTCCTGTTGCCCCGTCTATCACCGTGACACTGCCGGGATCGGCCACTGATGACTGCGGAGGCGTCACAAAGGCCTTCCCGGTGGCAATATCATAGGTATAGGTCTGGGAGCCAGACAAAGCTGCAGGAAGACCGACGCTGAAAGGGGTATTGTTGACATCGAAAGCAACGAGCGCCCCAGCGATCATCGATTTTGCGTTTAACGGATTATTTCCGAATAGGCCGTGGGAATTGATATTTTTATTAATAATCCCCCTTGCTGCGTTGTATAACCCGCCAGCGGTTTCTACTGTCAGCAAGCCAATCCCTGATGCCGCGCCGACAAATCCGATATGAAATGACGCTGCGTCCCGAAACGCTGTAACGAAACTCTGATTTGTTTGGTCTGACGTCGGGTAGCTCCTTTGCAGATCCTGCGGGCCACCTGCCTTAAAGGCATTGAACATGGCAAGATAGGCGCTGATTTTATTTTGAAGCGTTTCGGCACCGCCCTCATAGAGAATTGCG
The genomic region above belongs to Burkholderia plantarii and contains:
- a CDS encoding beta strand repeat-containing protein, which encodes MTDIFYVQDKNHDFVPAQFLEFNGQPVLDPNKTNAQSIEIFQMVNGTIVAQPNANPNGYLVVPEGYSIDKAENFSSSINAILYEGGAETLQNKISAYLAMFNAFKAGGPQDLQRSYPTSDQTNQSFVTAFRDAASFHIGFVGAASGIGLLTVETAGGLYNAARGIINKNINSHGLFGNNPLNAKSMIAGALVAFDVNNTPFSVGLPAALSGSQTYTYDIATGKAFVTPPQSSVADPGSVTVIDGATGNFLGYFESGTIVSETKIANGDLVFALTGNRTVTYHPNDSISLIDSKGHVEYYPPGASVNINADGPSTIQGSTAQPPQIIFDPIGAIVGGAPISATPVVATFSNTTATAIASSIYPNLALAGGDPNAQLEVWQNAVGQERLTKLITTFFGAAVPGTLSVAQDGPVLNVWNATAQITSDPSGQMTATLVEPSGQIVVEVFTNDFVPVSKSFFDTSGRMTSEILFDPEGHPSETDTFTYGPDGTFLGSNAVGSTGSPKSTTTVASDGTTVTTTFNSPSDPKLTTVTTIDPGGDVTKTVQTVAGSSPGSYTTTASDGEGEPLTIVATSQANGVNTTTTTTYGPVGSSGGGWGVVGTNVESTPSGTSGATTIDVYDGDGNHISHKVIAANGATVQTTFNNPADPKQTSIVSTAPDGTVLGVTTTTQSSDGSYVTTATANGQTTTSVSTNGGQLESVSVRQPDGSTTTTTYSTPGNTTLGSVVTTAANGGVVSTTTTVEGALPGSTITITVDPTGKPISESLTTTGTDPDGVVTSTTTTYDANGQETGRVSTATDPSGTTTTTSYDANNDPQSVTVTQPDGSTTKTSFDAGDPNQSTSVSTAPDGSVQGTSSTTKDSNGNDVTTSKSADGTVTTTTSAPDGFDSIAAANQAANGLLASQASGLAAQAGLDTGKASDSKLPPGNGSNAMGDLGSLANADQDLQDLLDKLDKDWDLPDFDTGHGKSKEKGTSHSGGGGGGSSDTPLGGLGGSDAAGSTASGVAASTSFSNPGVAGDLAAGNAFGAAIAAMGSELPPITGSAGGTSGGTSGGSGGVGGGGSGIDFSYNGSGFIMSTVDPVTGDAESFTFDSTGNLLSNNGDALAALLSAESEGFAAMEALASQAVAFDEEAAAIAAADAGEGGEGGEGGVGGGGGGGG